Below is a window of Quadrisphaera setariae DNA.
GCTCCAGGGCGGTGTTGGCGCCGGCGACGTAGGTGGCGTGGTGCTTGTCGTGGTGCAGCTGCATGATCGCGCCGCTGATGTGCGGCTCGAGGGCGCTGTAGTCGTAGGGCAGGTCGGGCAGGGTGTACACCGCCACGGGATCTCCTCCTCGTGTCTCCTCGCCGCCCGCAGCGGGGACTGCCGGGCGGCCCGTTCAGTGCGTCGCGCCCGTCCACGTGCAGCGGCGCGGGCGCGCCGACCCTCCGAGCATTCCGCGCCCCTCACCGCCGAGCAACAGCGGGGTGGCCACCGGCGACCGGGTCCTGGTGCGCGCCCGGTCTGCCGGGGGTCTGCCGGAAGGGGGGCGGTTCGTCCGGTTCTGCTCCCATCCCGGCTCCCCGCTGCTCCGAACGGGTGGCGGGTGGAGCCGACGGCGGCCCCGCCACCTCTCGAGAGGACTGACCGGATGTTCGGCAAGCAGCTCGTCACGGACATGATCTCCCGCAGCGCGGAGAGCGGCGCCGACCGCCGCGCCTTCCTGCGCACCGCGGGGGTGGCGGGCCTGGGCGTCATCGGCGCCACCGCGGTGGCCGCTCCGGCCCAGGCCCACGAGAAGAAGGGCGGCGGGGGCGGGGGAGGCGGCGGTGGCATCAGCGATGGCGCCATCCTCAACTTCGCCCTCAACCTCGAGTACCTCGAGGCGGAGTTCTACTCGCGCGCGTTCTACGGCCGCGGCCTCGACGACGGCCTCACCACCGGCAGGCTGAACCGCGGAGACGTCAACGGCGGCCGCAAGGTGCAGTTCAAGAGCAAGCTGGTGCGCGGCATCGCCGAGGAGATCGCCAACGACGAGATCGCCCACGTGAAGTTCCTGCGCGGGGCCCTCGGCGGCGCTGCCGTCGCCCGCCCGGCCATCGACTTCACCGGCGCCTTCAACGCCGCGGCGAAGGCGGCGGGCCTCATCAAGGACGGGCAGACCTTCGACGCCTTCGCGGACGACACGAGCTTCCTGCTGGGCGCCTTCCTCTTCGAGGACGTCGGCGTCACCGCCTACAAGGGCGGTGCGCCGCTCATCAGCAGCAAGACCTACCTCGACGCCGCCGCGGGCATCCTCGCCGTGGAGGCATACCACGCGGGGGCGGTGCGGACCGTCATCTACACCGAGGGCCTGGCCGACGCCGCGAACAAGATCTCCGACGCCCGCGACTCCCTCGACGGGAAGAGCGACGACGACCAGGGCGTCTCGCAGGCGGGCGGCCGCATCAACGTCACCCCCGTCGACGGCAACGCCATCGCCTTCGGCCGCACCCCGCAGCAGGTGCACAACATCGCCTACCTCAACCCGGCGCAGGGCGTGCGCTCCGGCGGTTTCTTCCCCGCCGGCACGAACAACGAGGACTCCCGCCTCACGACCACCTGAGCACCGGGGGCCCGCCTCAGCGCCCTCGGGCGGCCGCCAGCGCGCCACGCAGCAGCGACAGCGCCGCGTCGTCGTCGAGACCCGCGGCCACGGCCTCACGCGCCAGCGACGCCGCGGCGGCGCGAGCCGCGGCGTCACCGCGCTGCGCGGTGCGGTCGCGCACGACGGTGCCGGCGCGGCTCGCGGTGCTCACGACGTCGGAGGCCTCCAGCGCCCGGTAGGCGCGCGCCACGGTGCCGGCGGCCACGCCGAGCTCCTCGGCCAGCGCCCGGACCGTGGGGAGCCGGTCACCGGGGACCAGCCGCCCGTCGTCGACCGCGGCGACCACCTGGTCGTGCACCTGCTGCCACGGCGCCGGGGCCCCGGCGCCGCGGTCGAGGCGCACCCCGAGGCCCGCGCCGCCGGCGCTCCCGCCGCCCCCGTGACCGGCTGCCACGTCAGTGGCCCCTGTCGATCCACTCCTGCAGGTGCGGGGCCTCGTCGCCGACCGTGGTCGTCCCGCCGTGGCCCGGCACGACGGTGGTGCCGGGCGGCAGCGCGAGGACCCGCTCCCGGATGGACGTGATGATCGTGGGGAAGTCGCTGAAGGAGCGCCCCGTGGCGCCCGGACCGCCGGCGAAGAGCGTGTCGCCGGTCAGCACCGTCTCCAGCGCGGGCACGTAGAGGCATACCGAGCCGGGGGAGTGCCCCGGGGTGTGCAGCACGTGGACCTCCGTGCCGGCCACGGTGAGCACCTGGCCGTCCTCGAGGAGCTCGGTGGGGGCCGCCGCCGGGTGGGTCAGGGTCCACAGGCCGAGGTCGTCGCGGTGCAGCAGCACGGGGGCGGCGAAGCGCTCCCCGGCGGCCGGCGCCAGGCGCACGTGGTCGTCGTGGGCGTGGGTGCAGACCACGGCCACCACGCGCCGGTCGCCCACGACCTCGGCGATCGCGCCGAGGTCGTGCGGGGCGTCGACGACGAGGCACTCGGCGTCGTCCCCGAGCACGAGCACGTTGTTCTCGACGTCGAAGGTCTGCCCGTCCAGGCTGAAGGTGCCCTCGGAGGTGCTCCGGTCGAGGCGCAGCCCGCCCTTCCGCGAGGTCCCGGGGGCGCTCACAGCACCACCACCGACCGCAGCACGTCGCCGCGGCCCATGGCGGCGAACGCGGCCTCGACGTCTCCCAGGCCCACGGTCTCGGTGACGAAGTCCTGCAGGGGGAACCTGCCCTGCAGCGCCAGGGCGGCGAGCATCGGGAAGTCGCGCTCGGGCAGGCAGTCGCCGTACCAGCTGGACTTCAGGGCGCCACCGCGGCCGAAGACGTCGAGCAGGGGCAGCTCGAGCGTCATCTGCGGCGTCGGCACGCCCACGAGGACGACGGTGCCGGCGAGGTCGCGGGCGTAGAACGCCTGCTGGTAGGTCTCGGGGCGGCCCACGGCCTCGACGACGACGTCGGCGCCGTTCCCGCCGGTGAGCGCCCGGACGCCCTCGACGGCGTCGGTCTGGCGGCTGTTGATCGTGTGGGTGGCGCCGAACCTCTTGGCGACCTCGAGCTTGCGGTCGTCGACGTCGACGGCGATGACCGTGGTGGCGCCGGCGAGCACCGCTCCGGCGATGGCGGCGTCGCCGACGCCGCCGCAGCCGATGACGGCCACGGAGTCACCGCGGGTGACCGCTCCGGTGTTCACGGCGGCGCCGAAGCCCGCCATGATCCCGCAGCCGAGCAGGCCCGCCGCGGACGCCGGGAGGGCCGGGTCGACCTTGGTGCACTGGCCGGCGTGCACGAGCGTCTTCTCGGCGAAGGCGCCGATGCCGAGCGCGGGGGACAGGGGCGTCCCGTCGGCCAGGGTCATCTTCTGCTCGGCGTTGTGGGTGGCGAAGCAGTACCAGGGCCGCCCGCGGCGGCAGGCGCGGCAGCTGCCGCAGACCGCGCGCCAGTTGAGGACCACGTAGTCGCCCACGGCGACGTCGGTGACGGCCTCGCCGACCGCGGACACCACGCCGGCCGCCTCGTGGCCGAGCAGGAAGGGGTAGTCGTCGGAGATGCCGCCCTCGCGGTAGTGCAGGTCCGTGTGGCAGACCCCGCACGCCTGGACGTCGACCACGGCCTCGAAGGGGCCCGGGTCGGGGACGACGACGTCGACGAGCTCCACGGGAGCTCCCTTGCTGAGGGCGACGACGCCCTTCACGGTGTGCGGCATGGTCCGACGCTAGCGACCGGCCCCGACCCGCACCACCACCGGGAGCGCAGCTGTGGACCACTGATGGATCAGTCATCCGGTCAGTGCGGTCCGGCGCTGGACGGGGCCGCCCGTCTGCGCCGATAGCCTGGAGGGGTGCCACTCCGCCTGTACGACACCGAGGCCGCCGCCGTGCGCGACTTCGCGCCCCTCGTCCCCGGAGCCGCGTCGATCTACCTGTGCGGCGCCACCGTGCAGGCACCGCCGCACATCGGGCACCTGCGCTCGGGCGTCGCCTTCGACGTGCTCGCCCGCTGGCTCGAGGTCGGCCACGGCCTCGACGTCACCTTCGTGCGCAACGTCACCGACATCGACGACAAGATCCTCGCCAAGGCCGCCGAGGCGGGCCGCCCCTGGTGGGGGTGGGCCTACACGCACGAGCAGGCCTTCACCGCCGCCTACGACGCCGTGGGCGTGCGCCGCCCCACCTACGAGCCCCGCGCCACCGGTCACGTGCCCGAGATGGTCGAGCTCATGGAGCTGCTGGTCGAGCGCGGGCACGCCTACCCCGCCGCCGACGGGTCCGGCGACGTCTACTTCGACGTCCGCTCGTTCGCCCAGTACGGGGCGCTGACGCACGTCTCCCTCGACGACGTCGCCCCCGCCGAGGACGCCGACCCGCGCGGCAAGCGCGACCCCCGCGACTTCGCCCTGTGGAAGGGCTCCAAGCCCTCCGAGCCGGCCACCGCCTCCTGGCCCACGCCCTTCGGCCGCGGGCGCCCCGGCTGGCACCTGGAGTGCTCGGCCATGGCGCGGCGCTACCTCGGCGACGCGTTCGACATCCACGCCGGCGGCCTCGACCTCCGCTTCCCCCACCACGAGAACGAGCAGGCGCAGAGCCGCGCCGCCGGCCTCGGCTTCGCGTCGTACTGGCTGCACAACGGCTGGGTGACGCAGAGCGGCGAGAAGATGAGCAAGTCGCTCGGCAACTCCCTGCTGGTCACCGAGGTGCTCCGCGACACCACGCCGCTGGCGCTGCGCTACTACCTCGGCTCGGCGCACTACCGCTCCAACCTCGAGCACTCGGCCACCTCCCTCGCCGAGGCCGAGTCCGCGATCGGGCGCGTGGAGACGTTCCTGCGCCGCGTGCAGCCGGTGCTGGCCTCGCGGGTCGGTGCCGCCGCGCCCGCGCCGCGCATCCCCCCGGCGTTCGCCGCCGCCATGGACGACGACCTCAACGTGCCGGGCGCCCTCGCCGTCCTCCACGACACCGTCCGCGCGGGCAACGCGGCGCTGGACGGCGGCCACGAGCAGTTCGCGGTGGCCGCCGCCAACGACGTCAACGCCATCGTGCGCACGCTCGGCATCGACCCCCTCGACCCCCGCTGGACCGGTGCGGGCGGCGCGGCGGCCACCGCCCAGGCCTCCGCGCTGGACGTGCTGGTCGAGGCCCAGCTGGAGGCCCGGGCCCGCGCCCGGGCCGAGAAGGACTTCGCCGCGGCCGACGCCATCCGCGACCTCCTCGGCCGCGCCGGCGTGGTGGTGCAGGACTCGCCCGGCGGCGCCCGCTGGTCGCTCGGCTGACGCAGCTCCCACCGCCCGAACCGCCCGACAGCACCACCGACCCGCGCTGGACCAGCAGCACCCACCAGCACCCAGCAGACCCGAACACCCAGCAGACCCGACAGGAGCACCCATGGCCGGCAACTCGTCCCGGCGCGGCGCCGTGCGCAAGGCCGGCTCCAAGAAGACGCCCACCACGGGGACCGGCGGCAAGAACCGCCGCGGCCTCGAGGGCCGCGGTCCCACGCCGCCCGCCGAGGAGCGCACCGGCCACCCGGCCGCACGGCGTGCGGCCTCCGCCGCACGCCGCTCCGCCGAGGGCGCCCCTGCGGCAGCGGGCGGTGCCTCGCGCTCGACCAGGGGCAGCGACGACGGGCTCCGCGCCCAGCGCCCCACCGGCCGCACCACCACCAGCCGGGCCGGCAACGAGGCGGTCGCGGGCCGCAACCCCGTCGTCGAGGCGCTGCGCACCCACGTGCCCGCCACCGCGCTGCACGTGGCCACCCGCATCGAGACCGACGACCGGGTGCGCGAGGCGCTGCGGCTCGCGGCCGACCGCGGCCTCCCGGTGCTGGAGGTCGCCCGCCCGGAGCTCGACCGGATGTCCGGCGGGGCGGTGCACCAGGGCCTGGTGCTCACGGTGCCGCCCTACCAGTACGCCTCCCTCGCCGACGTCCTCGAGGCCGACACCACCGCTGGCCGCGCGCCGCTCGTCGTCGCCCTCGACGGCGTGACCGACCCCCGCAACCTGGGCGCTGTGGTCCGCACGGCCGCCGCCTTCGGCGCCTCCTGCGTCCTCGTGCCCGAGCGCCGCTCCGCCGGCATGACGGCGAGCGCGTGGAAGACCTCCGCGGGCGCCGCCGCGCGCCTGCCGGTGGCCCGAGAGACCAACCTCACCCGCGCCCTGGAGGCCGCCAAGGCCGCCGGCTGCTTCGTCATCGGGCTCGACGCCGACGCGGACGCCCCGATCGGCTCCGCCGACGTCGCCCGCATCGCCGAGGGGCCGGTCGCCGTGGTGGTCGGCTCGGAGGGCCGCGGGCTCTCCCGGCTGGTGCGCGAGACCTGCGACCTGGTCGCCTCGATCCCCATGGCGGGGCAGGTGGAGTCCCTCAACGCGGGTGTCGCCTGCAGCATCGCGCTGTACGAGGTCGCCCGGGCCCGCGAGGCCGCGGGAGCCAGCGCCCGCCTCTGAGCGCCGGGCCCGGTCAGAGAGCGGCGGCACAGCCCTCAAGGCCGGGACGACTGGGTCCGATGCCCCAGGCATGGTTCGAGCGGGTGGCAGTGCGGCCGCGAGCGCGAGGCGCCTCCTCAGGGGCGCAGCCGCCCTGCGCCCCGGGGTCACGCGCGAGACGCTGAGGGCCACCACCTGCGTCAGCTACGCCAGCGCGGCCGTGCTCGTGCTCCTGGGACTCGCGGTGGAGCCCTCCTCGAGCTGGCGGAGCGACCCGCAAGGCGTCCTGGCGCTGGGTGCGCTCGCCGTGGCGCTCGCCGTGGCGCTGCTGGGGCGCCGGATGCCCCCGTGGAGCTACAACGCCACCATGGTCGCCGGGACGGCAGCGATCGCCGCGGGAGTGGCCCTCAGCGCAGGCACGGGGCGGGCGCCCTCCTTGGCGTGGCTCTTCGCCATCGCCGTGGTGGAGGCCGTCTACTTCTTCCCGCTGCCGGTGGCGTGCCTGCACGTCGCCCTGGTGCTGTCCGCGCTGGTGGCCTCAGCGGCCGGGGCGGTCGGCGTGGGCTTCGCGGACCTGGTGCTGGTCGGCGGGTCGCTCCTCGTCGTGGCGGTCCTGGTGCACCTGGTGACCGCTGCCAGCGCCGCCGCTGGCGTGGACCTGCTCACCGGGCTCCTCGACCGCGCCGGCACCACGCGGCGGATGGCGCGGGCCGTCGCGCTGGAGTCCGCGCGCCTCGACGGCCTCGTGCTGGCGCTGGTGGGGCTGGACGGCTTCGCGAGGGTCAACGAGGTCCGCGGTCACGCCGAGGGCGATGCCCTGCTGCGGGCCACCGCCCAGCGCTGGCGTGCCCGGCTGCCCGAAGACGTCCTGCTCGGCAGGTGGAGCGGTGACCAGTTCGCGGTGCTCGTGCGGGGCTGCACCGACCAGGCGTGGGACCTCGTGCAGGAGCTCCGGTGCGACCTGCCCGGGGGCCTGCGGTGCAGCGCCGGCGTCGCCGTCCTCGAGCTGGGGGACGAGCTGGAGGACCTCGTCGACCACGCCGAGGGCGCCCTGGCCGCGGCCAAGCGGGACGGCGGTGGAGAGGTGCGCCTGTGGGCCCTGGGCACCCCGACCACCAGGGGCC
It encodes the following:
- a CDS encoding GntR family transcriptional regulator; protein product: MAAGHGGGGSAGGAGLGVRLDRGAGAPAPWQQVHDQVVAAVDDGRLVPGDRLPTVRALAEELGVAAGTVARAYRALEASDVVSTASRAGTVVRDRTAQRGDAAARAAAASLAREAVAAGLDDDAALSLLRGALAAARGR
- the rlmB gene encoding 23S rRNA (guanosine(2251)-2'-O)-methyltransferase RlmB, which codes for MAGNSSRRGAVRKAGSKKTPTTGTGGKNRRGLEGRGPTPPAEERTGHPAARRAASAARRSAEGAPAAAGGASRSTRGSDDGLRAQRPTGRTTTSRAGNEAVAGRNPVVEALRTHVPATALHVATRIETDDRVREALRLAADRGLPVLEVARPELDRMSGGAVHQGLVLTVPPYQYASLADVLEADTTAGRAPLVVALDGVTDPRNLGAVVRTAAAFGASCVLVPERRSAGMTASAWKTSAGAAARLPVARETNLTRALEAAKAAGCFVIGLDADADAPIGSADVARIAEGPVAVVVGSEGRGLSRLVRETCDLVASIPMAGQVESLNAGVACSIALYEVARAREAAGASARL
- a CDS encoding MBL fold metallo-hydrolase yields the protein MSAPGTSRKGGLRLDRSTSEGTFSLDGQTFDVENNVLVLGDDAECLVVDAPHDLGAIAEVVGDRRVVAVVCTHAHDDHVRLAPAAGERFAAPVLLHRDDLGLWTLTHPAAAPTELLEDGQVLTVAGTEVHVLHTPGHSPGSVCLYVPALETVLTGDTLFAGGPGATGRSFSDFPTIITSIRERVLALPPGTTVVPGHGGTTTVGDEAPHLQEWIDRGH
- a CDS encoding S-(hydroxymethyl)mycothiol dehydrogenase; the encoded protein is MPHTVKGVVALSKGAPVELVDVVVPDPGPFEAVVDVQACGVCHTDLHYREGGISDDYPFLLGHEAAGVVSAVGEAVTDVAVGDYVVLNWRAVCGSCRACRRGRPWYCFATHNAEQKMTLADGTPLSPALGIGAFAEKTLVHAGQCTKVDPALPASAAGLLGCGIMAGFGAAVNTGAVTRGDSVAVIGCGGVGDAAIAGAVLAGATTVIAVDVDDRKLEVAKRFGATHTINSRQTDAVEGVRALTGGNGADVVVEAVGRPETYQQAFYARDLAGTVVLVGVPTPQMTLELPLLDVFGRGGALKSSWYGDCLPERDFPMLAALALQGRFPLQDFVTETVGLGDVEAAFAAMGRGDVLRSVVVL
- the cysS gene encoding cysteine--tRNA ligase produces the protein MPLRLYDTEAAAVRDFAPLVPGAASIYLCGATVQAPPHIGHLRSGVAFDVLARWLEVGHGLDVTFVRNVTDIDDKILAKAAEAGRPWWGWAYTHEQAFTAAYDAVGVRRPTYEPRATGHVPEMVELMELLVERGHAYPAADGSGDVYFDVRSFAQYGALTHVSLDDVAPAEDADPRGKRDPRDFALWKGSKPSEPATASWPTPFGRGRPGWHLECSAMARRYLGDAFDIHAGGLDLRFPHHENEQAQSRAAGLGFASYWLHNGWVTQSGEKMSKSLGNSLLVTEVLRDTTPLALRYYLGSAHYRSNLEHSATSLAEAESAIGRVETFLRRVQPVLASRVGAAAPAPRIPPAFAAAMDDDLNVPGALAVLHDTVRAGNAALDGGHEQFAVAAANDVNAIVRTLGIDPLDPRWTGAGGAAATAQASALDVLVEAQLEARARARAEKDFAAADAIRDLLGRAGVVVQDSPGGARWSLG
- a CDS encoding ferritin-like domain-containing protein, whose product is MFGKQLVTDMISRSAESGADRRAFLRTAGVAGLGVIGATAVAAPAQAHEKKGGGGGGGGGGISDGAILNFALNLEYLEAEFYSRAFYGRGLDDGLTTGRLNRGDVNGGRKVQFKSKLVRGIAEEIANDEIAHVKFLRGALGGAAVARPAIDFTGAFNAAAKAAGLIKDGQTFDAFADDTSFLLGAFLFEDVGVTAYKGGAPLISSKTYLDAAAGILAVEAYHAGAVRTVIYTEGLADAANKISDARDSLDGKSDDDQGVSQAGGRINVTPVDGNAIAFGRTPQQVHNIAYLNPAQGVRSGGFFPAGTNNEDSRLTTT
- a CDS encoding putative bifunctional diguanylate cyclase/phosphodiesterase; translation: MVRAGGSAAASARRLLRGAAALRPGVTRETLRATTCVSYASAAVLVLLGLAVEPSSSWRSDPQGVLALGALAVALAVALLGRRMPPWSYNATMVAGTAAIAAGVALSAGTGRAPSLAWLFAIAVVEAVYFFPLPVACLHVALVLSALVASAAGAVGVGFADLVLVGGSLLVVAVLVHLVTAASAAAGVDLLTGLLDRAGTTRRMARAVALESARLDGLVLALVGLDGFARVNEVRGHAEGDALLRATAQRWRARLPEDVLLGRWSGDQFAVLVRGCTDQAWDLVQELRCDLPGGLRCSAGVAVLELGDELEDLVDHAEGALAAAKRDGGGEVRLWALGTPTTRGLLQALERGDVHVHYQPVVDLRTGTTTGAEALVRWTREDGSTVMPGDFLPQAEASGAVVQLGRHVVERACADAASWPVLPGRAALTVAVNASGPELAEADYATWVVAALHRAGLPGERLVVEVVEGVLDERSPVVAGNLHALRAAGVRIAVDDFGTGWSSMARLGQLPLDLLKVDRSFVAAVEPGREAPVCAGVIALAHALDLTIVAEGVETAHQAAWLAAQGCEEGQGWWWAPALPTGAFVARLEQEATGARADA